One window of the Cardiocondyla obscurior isolate alpha-2009 linkage group LG05, Cobs3.1, whole genome shotgun sequence genome contains the following:
- the LOC139102724 gene encoding diacylglycerol lipase-beta, whose protein sequence is MPALKLFGRKWLAATDDLVYPGLFELFIRIVWLILIGIACVRYYEDTWNCRLGGELVRVYLLGEAVMLGIVTLLILIIIRHSARGAIMDMHARRYVQPLLTVKILMLLPEIGWNILGTLWIFGQSVECVHEPYSVTVVEALVFFDWILIGLSIFGLALVFDPIGSLEKKQLESSVEHGKVSRIWLRRFKFLWWMRKDESANETFQHVAGLLTALFRGTDLVPSDVMAGCILLRVRQKRETHELRKLNLIARPKYTSDSNEIFLGVPNWMSLEAAHHFLQLSIASYGWLFVIYQHACTGCFRLIRGMKCCACFRQKRNIILDDNCCMCYLSGVKYLSKISEEDILFASFKNHLCEIPFCVMADHKTASIVVVIRGSLSLRDIITDFAAASDSFECPGVPLGSTAHKGMIMGVKVILKQLENHKILERAFATYPNYHLTITGHSLGAGLAILLGLLIRPRYPDLRVYAFATPAGLLSREAARVTEEFVLTIGLGDDLVMRLSVDSTENLRTSLLTTLHACRLPKYRVVLNGFGYALFGVPERDLTKTWANHNLINTIPGQSPLLTKPGDVDNKIIERDITKRRYSKMKLYTAGRILHIARCKVEKTEGKSKKQLAKERKYEMRWAQAEDFTKLTVMPRMLLDHLPENIERALSTLLEQQNDIPYYFDP, encoded by the exons ATGCCTGCGTTGAAGCTTTTCGGTCGAAAATGGTTGGCCGCGACCGACGATCTTGTGTATCCCGGCCTGTTCGAATTATTTATCCGAATTGTATG GTTGATTCTTATAGGGATCGCCTGCGTGAGGTATTACGAAGACACGTGGAATTGCCGATTGGGAGGTGAATTAGTGCGCGTGTACCTCCTTGGCGAGGCAGTCATGCTTGGTATCGTTACGCTTTTGATACTCATCATTATCAGACATAGCGCGAGAGGGGCTATCATGGACATGCACGCTCGACGTTACGTTCAACCGCTTCTGACGGTCAA GATATTAATGCTGCTACCGGAAATCGGATGGAATATTCTCGGTACCCTGTGGATTTTCGGGCAGAGTGTCGAGTGCGTTCACGAACCGTATTCCGTTACCGTCGTGGAGGCCCTAGTGTTTTTCGATTGGATCTTAATCGGTCTTAGCATTTTCGGTCTCGCCCTAGTATTCGACCCGATCGGCTCCTTGGAAAAGAAACAGTTAGAGAGTTCCGTGGAACACGGCAAAGTATCGCGTATCTGGCTACGAAGATTCAAGTTCCTGTGGTGGATGCGTAAGGACGAGAGCGCGAACGAGACCTTTCAACATGTTGCTG gTCTCTTAACCGCCTTATTTCGAGGCACGGATTTAGTTCCCTCGGATGTAATGGCAGGATGCATTTTGCTAAGAGTGCGGCAGAAACGTGAAACTCACGAGTTGAGAAAGTTAAATCTAATCGCGCGTCCAAAATACACTTCAG ATAGCAATGAGATCTTTTTAGGCGTACCTAACTGGATGTCCTTGGAAGCCGCCCATCACTTCCTACAGCTATCGATTGCTTCCTACGGCTGGCTTTTCGTAATATATCAGCACGCGTGCACTGGATGTTTCCGTTTAATACGTGGCATGAAATGCTGTGCATGTTTCCG acaaAAGCGTAACATTATTCTGGATGACAACTGCTGTATGTGCTATCTTTCTGGGGTGAAATACTTATCGAAGATATCCGAGGAAGATATTCTATTTGCTTCATTTAAAAACCATTTATGTGAG ataCCATTTTGCGTTATGGCGGATCATAAAACCGCTAGTATTGTCGTAGTTATACGTGGATCGTTATCTTTGCGGGATATAATTACTGATTTCGCGGCGGCATCCGATTCATTTGAATGCCCTGGCGTTCCTCTAGGCAGCACG gCTCATAAAGGTATGATAATGGGGGTGAAGGTAATCTTAAAGCAATTGGAGAATCATAAAATTCTGGAAAGAGCGTTTGCCACGTATCCCAATTATCACCTAACGATTACGG GTCATAGTTTAGGAGCCGGTTTAGCCATTCTACTGGGTTTACTTATACGTCCCCGTTATCCGGACTTGAGAGTCTACGCGTTCGCTACGCCTG CTGGACTGCTCAGCAGAGAAGCTGCTAGGGTCACAGAAGAATTCGTATTGACTATAGGACTTGGAGATGATCTCGTAATGAGGCTCAGTGTGGATAGTACGGAGAATTTAAGGACTTCGTTATTGACAACTCTACATGCCTGTCGACTGCCTaag tATAGAGTGGTCCTAAACGGATTCGGCTATGCTTTGTTCGGGGTTCCCGAGAGAGATCTGACTAAAACGTGGGCcaatcataatttaattaacacaaTTCCGGGTCAATCGCCTTTGCTAACTAAGCCTGGCGATGTG gataataaaataatagagcGTGATATAACAAAAAGGAGATATTCGAAAATGAAATTGTATACTGCCGGCCGTATACTTCACATAGCTAGATGCAAGGTTGAAAAGACGGAAGGAAAGAG CAAAAAACAACTTGCAAAGGAAAGGAAGTATGAAATGCGGTGGGCGCAAGCAGaggattttacaaaattaacgGTGATGCCACGCATGCTCCTAGATCACTTGCCAGAAAACATAGAACGAGCTTTATCTACATTACTGGAGCAGCAAAATGATATACCATATTATTTCGATCCTTAG